The Streptomyces aurantiacus genome includes a region encoding these proteins:
- the dapA gene encoding 4-hydroxy-tetrahydrodipicolinate synthase codes for MAPTSTPQTPFGRVLTAMVTPFAADGALDLEGAQRLATHLVDAGNDGLIVNGTTGESPTTSNAEKADLVRAVLEAVGDRAHVVAGVGTNDTRHSIELARAAEKAGAHGLLTVTPYYNKPPQEGLYQHFTTIADSTGLPVMLYDIPGRSGVPINTETLVRLAEHPRIVANKDAKGDLGRASWAIAGSDLAWYSGDDMLNLPLLSVGAVGFVSVVGHVVTPELRAMIDAFVSGDVQKATEIHQKLLPVFTGMFRTQGVMTSKAALALQGLPAGPLRLPMVGLSPEETAQLKIDLAAGGVQL; via the coding sequence ATGGCTCCGACCTCCACTCCGCAGACCCCCTTCGGGCGGGTCCTCACCGCAATGGTCACGCCCTTCGCGGCGGACGGCGCACTCGACCTCGAAGGCGCTCAGCGGCTCGCCACCCACCTGGTGGACGCAGGCAACGACGGCCTGATCGTCAACGGCACCACCGGCGAGTCCCCGACCACCAGCAATGCGGAGAAAGCGGATCTCGTACGAGCCGTCCTGGAGGCCGTCGGCGATCGCGCCCACGTCGTCGCGGGCGTCGGCACGAACGACACGCGTCACAGCATCGAGCTGGCCCGAGCCGCCGAAAAGGCGGGCGCGCACGGCCTGCTCACCGTGACGCCGTACTACAACAAGCCCCCGCAGGAGGGCCTGTACCAGCACTTCACGACGATCGCCGACTCCACCGGCCTGCCGGTGATGCTCTACGACATCCCCGGCCGCAGCGGCGTACCGATCAACACGGAAACGCTGGTGCGTCTGGCCGAGCACCCGCGTATCGTCGCCAACAAGGACGCCAAGGGTGACCTCGGTCGCGCCAGCTGGGCCATCGCCGGCTCCGACCTCGCCTGGTACTCGGGCGACGACATGCTGAACCTTCCGCTGCTCTCCGTGGGCGCGGTCGGCTTCGTGTCCGTGGTCGGTCACGTCGTGACCCCCGAGCTCCGGGCGATGATCGACGCGTTCGTGAGCGGCGACGTCCAGAAGGCCACCGAGATCCACCAGAAGCTGCTCCCCGTCTTCACCGGCATGTTCCGGACCCAGGGCGTCATGACGAGCAAGGCCGCGCTCGCCCTCCAGGGGCTGCCCGCCGGACCGCTGCGTCTGCCCATGGTGGGCCTGTCTCCCGAGGAGACCGCCCAGCTCAAGATCGATCTTGCCGCCGGCGGGGTACAGCTCTAA
- the thyX gene encoding FAD-dependent thymidylate synthase encodes MTDTPADDLKPRFRSDVTVELVKHTASDSDVLFAARVSTAGEQSLGELQKDPERSKGLINYLMRDRHGSPFEHNSMTFLVSAPIFVFREFMRHRVGWSYNEESGRYRELQPVFYVPDESRKLVQEGRPGKYVFVEGTQAQQELTGRVMEDSYRHAYEAYQEMLAAGVAREVARAVLPVGLFSSMYATCNARSLMHFLGLRTQHELAKVPSFPQREIEMVGEKMEAEWARLMPLTYAAFNAQGRVAP; translated from the coding sequence GTGACCGACACCCCCGCCGACGACCTCAAGCCCCGTTTTCGCAGTGACGTCACCGTGGAGCTGGTCAAGCACACCGCCTCCGACTCCGACGTGCTGTTCGCCGCCCGCGTCTCGACCGCCGGGGAGCAGTCCCTGGGCGAGCTGCAGAAGGACCCGGAGCGCTCCAAGGGCCTGATCAACTACCTGATGCGGGACCGGCACGGCAGCCCCTTCGAGCACAACTCGATGACGTTCCTCGTCAGCGCCCCGATCTTCGTCTTCCGCGAGTTCATGCGGCACCGCGTGGGCTGGTCGTACAACGAGGAATCGGGCAGGTACAGGGAGCTCCAGCCGGTCTTCTACGTCCCGGACGAGTCCCGCAAGCTGGTCCAGGAGGGCCGCCCCGGCAAGTACGTCTTCGTCGAGGGCACGCAGGCCCAGCAGGAGCTCACGGGCCGCGTCATGGAGGACTCGTACCGTCACGCGTACGAGGCGTACCAGGAGATGCTCGCCGCCGGCGTCGCCCGCGAAGTGGCCCGTGCGGTCCTCCCGGTGGGCCTGTTCTCCTCGATGTACGCGACGTGCAACGCCCGCTCGCTCATGCACTTCCTAGGCCTGCGCACACAGCACGAGCTCGCCAAGGTCCCGTCCTTCCCGCAGCGGGAGATCGAGATGGTCGGCGAGAAGATGGAAGCGGAGTGGGCCCGGCTCATGCCCCTCACGTACGCGGCCTTCAACGCCCAGGGGCGCGTCGCGCCGTAG
- a CDS encoding ribonuclease J: MSHPHPELAPPPKLPQGGLRVTPLGGLGEIGRNMTVFEYDGRLLIVDCGVLFPEEEQPGIDLILPDFSSVRDRLDDIEGIVLTHGHEDHIGGVPFLLREKPDIPLIGSKLTLALIEAKLQEHRIRPYTLEVAEGHRERIGPFDCEFVAVNHSIPDALAVAIRTPAGMVVHTGDFKMDQLPLDGRLTDLHAFARLSEEGIDLLLSDSTNAEVPGFVPPERDISNVLRQVFGNASKRIIVASFASHVHRIQQILDAAHEYGRRVAFVGRSMVRNMGIARDLGYLKVPPGLVVDVKTLDDLPDHQVVLVCTGSQGEPMAALSRMANRDHQIRIVQGDTVILASSLIPGNENAVYRVINGLTRWGANVVHKGNAKVHVSGHASAGELLYFYNICKPRNLMPVHGEWRHLRANAELGALTGVPHDRIVIAEDGVVVDLIGGKARISGKVQAGYVYVDGLSVGDVGEPTLKDRKILGDEGIISVFVVLDTSTGKITGGPHIQARGSGIDDSAFVGVLPKITEVLERSAQDGVVEPHQMQQLIRRTLGKWVSDTYRRRPMILPVVVEV; this comes from the coding sequence TTGAGTCATCCGCATCCTGAACTCGCTCCGCCGCCGAAGCTCCCCCAAGGGGGCCTCAGGGTCACCCCGCTCGGCGGTCTCGGCGAAATCGGCCGAAACATGACGGTCTTCGAGTACGACGGCCGTCTCCTGATCGTCGACTGCGGCGTGCTCTTCCCGGAGGAGGAGCAGCCCGGAATCGATCTGATCCTGCCGGACTTCAGCTCCGTCAGGGATCGCCTCGACGACATCGAGGGCATCGTCCTCACGCACGGCCACGAGGACCACATCGGTGGTGTCCCCTTCCTCCTCCGCGAGAAGCCGGACATCCCGCTCATCGGCTCCAAGCTGACCCTCGCCCTCATCGAGGCGAAGCTCCAGGAGCACCGCATCCGCCCGTACACCCTCGAGGTCGCGGAGGGCCACCGCGAGCGCATCGGCCCCTTCGACTGCGAGTTCGTGGCGGTCAATCACTCCATCCCGGACGCCCTCGCGGTCGCCATCCGCACTCCGGCGGGCATGGTGGTCCACACCGGCGACTTCAAGATGGACCAGCTTCCGCTGGACGGCCGCCTCACGGACCTGCACGCCTTCGCGCGTCTGAGCGAGGAGGGCATCGACCTCCTCCTCTCGGACTCCACGAACGCGGAGGTCCCGGGCTTCGTCCCGCCCGAGCGCGACATCTCGAACGTGCTGCGGCAGGTCTTCGGGAACGCCAGCAAGCGCATCATCGTGGCGAGCTTCGCCAGCCATGTGCACCGCATCCAGCAGATCCTCGACGCCGCCCACGAGTACGGCCGCCGGGTCGCCTTCGTCGGCCGCTCGATGGTCCGCAACATGGGCATCGCACGAGACCTCGGCTATCTGAAGGTCCCGCCGGGCCTGGTGGTGGACGTCAAGACACTGGACGATCTTCCGGATCACCAGGTCGTCCTCGTCTGCACCGGTTCCCAGGGCGAGCCGATGGCGGCTCTGTCGAGGATGGCGAACAGGGACCACCAGATCCGCATCGTCCAGGGCGACACCGTGATCCTGGCGTCGTCCCTCATCCCCGGCAACGAGAACGCGGTCTACCGCGTCATCAACGGCCTGACCCGCTGGGGCGCCAACGTCGTCCACAAGGGCAACGCCAAGGTGCACGTCTCGGGCCATGCCTCGGCCGGCGAGCTCCTGTACTTCTACAACATCTGCAAGCCGCGCAACCTGATGCCCGTCCACGGTGAATGGCGCCACCTGCGCGCCAACGCCGAGCTGGGCGCCCTCACCGGCGTCCCGCACGACCGGATCGTCATCGCCGAGGACGGCGTGGTGGTCGACCTCATCGGTGGCAAGGCCAGAATCTCCGGCAAGGTCCAGGCCGGGTACGTGTACGTCGATGGCCTCTCGGTCGGCGATGTCGGCGAGCCCACGCTCAAGGACCGCAAGATCCTCGGTGACGAGGGCATCATCTCGGTCTTCGTGGTGCTGGACACCAGCACGGGCAAGATCACCGGTGGGCCGCACATCCAGGCCCGCGGCTCGGGCATCGACGACTCCGCGTTCGTCGGCGTCCTCCCGAAGATCACCGAGGTTCTGGAGAGGTCGGCCCAGGACGGCGTCGTCGAACCCCACCAGATGCAGCAGCTCATCCGCCGCACGCTGGGCAAATGGGTCTCGGACACCTACCGCCGACGGCCGATGATCCTGCCTGTCGTCGTCGAGGTCTGA